The following are encoded together in the Vanrija pseudolonga chromosome 7, complete sequence genome:
- the slm1 gene encoding Cytoskeletal signaling protein slm1, whose amino-acid sequence MSHFDTLSRTTSNGGRSTVSRSQSLIKKNTASHELKPSDILIERFTAWKQIVKMLISYFEGVADIEGNTSKELTKLAAVIQVPFRPGNQFLGEGGMQDVFYTIRDKTRVIADSHASLARTIESSIVQHLQKLRTEIKAHIKNVQNDTGKLAASVARERELSNRALADLARAVSAVNNTPMQISAKEDPYAVNIAVLKQLQRQVHEENALQKSIVIMQQNSAHFEEGIVRSIQSAWSTFDEWQSRMSVSVQETWRQLGVNMAQLMPDREWISFAARSDHLLDPETPLRNPDAIDYPGRNDPSVIPVHCGLLERKKRFTKTYREGYYVLTPAGFLHEYASSDPTTATHPIWSLFLPSCTLGPPSSATTAKSHKFHIETRKDGTSAFGKTPGKGLFGGGGEAFTFRARSHEEMMEVWNDLRMLVARYLVASEQMERDGPIAQAVRSVGYHSDEEEEDEDEEDGSSIEAEEEDEELEDDHHEHEHAAHAHAHAHAEEVPAYTASGAQIEVGPNGYALEKKQKPTSPAPRDEASSAGASRREEKAPAREEPTTGEAPSVGGGSGNGGGGGAGRASTTADDEPPQSAASSSAPSRPPRAARPPTDDEPDTVEADKDEPEEQPSMLKRLGLSY is encoded by the exons ATGTCCCACTTTGACACGTTGTCGCGCACAACGTCAAACGGCGGCCGCTCGACCGTGTCCCGCAGCCAGTCCTTG ATCAAGAAGAACACTGCTAGCCATGAGCTCAAGCCCTCGGACATCCTCATCGAGCGCTTCACCGCCTGGAAGCAGATTGTCAAGATGCTTATTT ccTACTTTGAAGGCGTCGCAGACATTGAGGGCAACACGTCCAAGGAGCTCACcaagctcgcggccgtgATCCAGGTGCCGTTCCGCCCCGGAAACCAGttcctcggcgagggtggcATGCAGGACGTCTTCTACACCATCCGCGACAAGACCCGCGTCATTGCCGACTCGCacgcgtcgctcgctcgcacgaTCGAGTCGTCGATTGTTCAGCACCTCCAAAAGCTCCGCACCGAGATCAAGGCGCACATCAAGAATGTCCAGAACGACACTGGCAAactcgccgcctcggtcgcccgcgagcgcgagctgtccaaccgcgcgctcgccgacctcgcccgcgccgtgtcggccgtCAACAACACGCCGATGCAGATCAGCGCCAAGGAGGACCCGTACGCCGTCAACATTGCCGTCCTCAAGCAGCTCCAGAGGCAGGTTCACGAGGAGAATGCCCTCCAAAAGTCGATTGTCATCATGCAGCAGAACTCGGCCCACTTTGAGGAGGGCATTGTCAGGTCGATCCAGTCGGCCTGGTCCACATTCGACGAGTGGCAGAGCCGCATGTCCGTCTCGGTCCAGGAGACGtggcgccagctcggcgtcaacaTGGCCCAGCTCATGCCCGACCGCGAGTGGATCTCGTTTGCCGCCCGCTCggaccacctcctcgaccccgagactCCTCTCCGTAACCCTGACGCCATCGACTACCCCGGCCGCAACGACCCCTCGGTCATCCCCGTCCACTGTGGTCTGCTCGAGCGCAAGAAGCGCTTCACCAAGACATACCGCGAGGGCTACTACGTGCTTACCCCCGCTGGCTTCCTCCACGAGTACGCCTCGTCTGACCCCACGACTGCTACCCACCCCATCTGGTCCCTCTTCCTGCCGTCGTGCACCCTCGGCCCCCCTTCGTCGGCCACCACTGCCAAGTCGCACAAGTTCCACATTGAGACGCGCAAGGACGGCACCAGCGCGTTCGGCAAGACGCCAGGCAAGGGTCTGttcggtggcggcggtgaggccTTCACCTtccgcgctcgctcgcacgaGGAGATGATGGAGGTGTGGAACGACCTCCGCATGCTTGTGGCCCGCTACCTTGTTGCCTCGGAGCAGATGGAGCGTGACGGTCCCATCGCTCAGGCCGTCCGCTCGGTCGGCTACCACtctgacgaggaggaggaggatgaggacgaggaggacggttCGTcgatcgaggccgaggaggaggacgaggagctggaggacgaccaccacgagcacgagcacgccgcccacgcccacgctcatgcccacgccgaggaggtgccAGCATACACTGCCAGCGGCGCTCAGATCGAGGTTGGCCCCAACGGCTACGCA CTCGAGAAGAAGCAGAAGCCAACATCGCCTGCGCCCCGTGACGAGGCGAGCAGTGCTGGAGCCAGCCGCCGTGAAGAAAAGGCCCCCGCTCGCGAGGAGCCTACTACTGGTGAGGCACCGTCTGTTGGTGGTGGTTCTGGTaacggtggtggtggtggtgctggtcgcgcctcgacgaccgccgacgacgagccgccccAGTCAGCGGCGTCCTCTTCTGCGCCttcgcgtccgccgcgggcggcgcgtcctccCACGGATGACGAGCCGGACACTGTCGAggcggacaaggacgagcccgaggagcagcCGAGCATGCTCAAGCGTCTCGGCCTGTCGTACTAg